Within the Planctomycetaceae bacterium genome, the region CCGCCCGAACACGCGATCGTGCTGAGCGTCGATGAGAAGAGTCAGATCCAGGCACTCAATCGTACCCAGAAGAGCCTGCCAATGTTCCCGGGTCGGCTGCAGACAATGACCCATGACTATAAACGCAACGGGACGACCACTTTGTTTGCCGCGATGAACGTGGCCGATGGCACTGTCCTTGCAGATTTCAAACCGCGGCATCGGCACTGCGAATGGCTTGATTTTCTGAAGACAATCGATGAGACGTTTCCCGACGTCGAACTGCATATCATTTGCGACAACTATGCAACGCATAAGCACAAACGTGTGCGGAAGTGGCTGGCTCGTCACCCCCGATTCCACATTCACTTCACGCCGACCAGCAGTTCATGGCTCAATGTGGTTGAACGCTGGTTCCGCGACCTGACACAGAAGTGCATCCGCCGAGGATCGTTCAACAGCGTTGCCCAACTCGAAGCCGCAATCTGGGACTACCTCGATCAGACCAACAACGCACCAGAGCCTTTCACCTGGACAGCCAATCCCGATGACATCCTCGCAAAAGTTGCCCGAGCTCGAGCGGTACTCGATAAATCACAAACTGAGTGAGACACTACACTAGATTGGAAGGCTGGATTAATTCCCGGTCAGTCTGAGGAATATGTCCATGTGGTTGATCCACACTTAGCGTCTCGCTCGGCTGACGAACAGTGCATCCTCGCAACTGAGTTTCTGAAAACGCACCGCACCGTTCTACTGGAACTAAATCAGTTAACACGGAATCGCCGAATTGGACTACAACTGAGCTTCTCATTTGCAGGTGTTCAAGCTGCGACTGCATTCCCTGTTGACTGTCATCTCCTAGAGCTGCTGTCTGAACTAGATACAGAGCTTGTAGTGTGTTTTTCTGTTCAATCATTAACAGAGGTCTACTTCAATTCATAATTCTTAAGAGTTACGATGAACTCTACACGCACGACGGCCTGTAAAGACTGGATGATCAGCAACGAGGCACACTCAACGGTACGAATACGGCCGGCCATCACCAGCGGGACGTTCGAACAGCAGTGGACGCTCGATCCCACGGGCAACTGGTCTTCGTTCAAGGAAGACAGCAACGGTGTCGGTACCTTCGATCTGGTACAGTCTCGTTCGGCCAACAAGGTCAATGAAATCACGGGCATCAGCAACACGACCGGTACGGCATGGGCGACTCCGGGGTACGATGCGGCGGGCAATATGACAGGCCTGCCGGATGCCGGAGAAAGCACACCGGTCGGTTCCAACCCGGCGTGGGTGCCTCTGGTGGAAACACAGTGGAATACGCTGACAGAAGCCCAGTGGTCGGCGATGACGGAGAACTATTCGTCGGTGCCCAAACAAATGCAGGCTCAGTACGATGCATGGAACCGCTTAGTGTCCGTTCGTGACGGTGCCAGCCCGGTTGTTGAAAACACGTACGATGCCCGAGGCTACCGCATCGCCAAAGCCACCTACACCAACGGCACGCTGGATGAAACGCGTCACTACTACTACACGCCCGGCGGGCAGTGCGTGGAAGAACGAGTCGACAGCAATTCCACCGCCAACCGGCAGTACGTCTGGGGTCTGCGGTACATCGATGACCTCGTCCTGCGTGACCGAGACACC harbors:
- a CDS encoding IS630 family transposase, translated to MRVAPAIELTEEERTTLTKYSRGRNTPAKIVLRAKVILRAAEGLQNKVIAAELQTDPQFVCRWRTRFVKGRLKAIEKDAPRSGRKPCQKVVKMVLDATTQEKPAGATHWSVRTLAQHLGVSRSVVHRVWRQHNLQPHRTKTFKVSNDPKFEEKLHDVVGLYLSPPEHAIVLSVDEKSQIQALNRTQKSLPMFPGRLQTMTHDYKRNGTTTLFAAMNVADGTVLADFKPRHRHCEWLDFLKTIDETFPDVELHIICDNYATHKHKRVRKWLARHPRFHIHFTPTSSSWLNVVERWFRDLTQKCIRRGSFNSVAQLEAAIWDYLDQTNNAPEPFTWTANPDDILAKVARARAVLDKSQTE